CTTTCCGCATAAGCGTGTGAATGGAAGAGTGGAGACGCAGCGTCTCCTTGATCACATTGCGGTGCAACGGAAGCTTATCCAAATCCTTGTACTGCAGCGGCGGGAGATCAGCGCCCAAGTTGTTGACCTGTTCGGCAAACAACTTCTCCGTCATCTCGGGCTGCGACGCGAGTCGAAGGAGAATCCAGCAGCTAATCGAGGCCGACGAATGCTGGCCCGCCATCAACAATGTGATCATCAAATGCGCGATTTCCTTGTCTGGAATGGGAGTCCCGTCACGATACACGCAACGCATCAGGTTCGAGATCATGTCGGTCCCTTTGGTTTTGTCCCTGCCGTTGTCGTTGGCTTCTTCGCCGGCTTCCCGTCGCGCTTGGATGATATCCACATAGATCTCGCGCATACGGCGGTGTGCTCTATCGCGCTTGCGGTTTTGGGGTAGCGGTGCCCAGGGGAGCATGAAGTTTATTGGGGTGAAGCCGAGGTCGAGGTCGTGAAAGAGTTTGGCGAACTCGGTGGTCAGTTTTGATCGTACTTCTTCGCCTTGGAGGGTGCGGGCTGCGGTAAAGGTGGTTATCTCGGCCATGGCGGGGACGAGGTCGATGGTACCGGATTGGCCTTTGAAGCTGGGGGATGATTTTATGTAGGAGCTTATTTCGTCGGCGATTAGGGGCACATAGGATTCTAGAGCTTCTTGGCTCAGGCCGTATTTGATGAACTGATTAAGGAAGGTTTAGCATTAGCTCTGGGAGTTCGAGGTATGACGACTGATAGGAAGGAGTTGTACCTTCTTTTGCTCCATAAGTTTGGAATTTGGACAGTCGTAGACAACGTCAGATCCGAAGACGGGGGTTGTAAGCTTGCCGTAGATTTCCTCGGCGTTGACGTCCTTCAGCTTTCCATTGAGAATGAACTCATTTCCTTCAACGCCGAGATATACGGTTGTTTTCTTGCCTAGCAGAATGAAGGTGAAGATATTGCCGTACTAGACATGTTCATTAGTAGGCGTCGTCTTGTTATTTGGAAAGTGTTAGGAGCTGCTATACACACTTTGGCTCGAGAAGCGAAGAAGAACTGGTACGGGTCCATGCCATAGGCGACTGTACTCCCAATGAAAGGAATCCAGTGAAAGACAACAGGTGGTTCTTTTCTGTTGTAGAAGACAAGCTGTTTGATCACATTGAGGACAATTGACGCCAGAACAAGTCCAGTAGTATAGTATGCGATGCACTTGATCTGCCCTGTTACCAATGGGACGAGATCCATGATAGCTTTAGATCCCACTGGGAAACTGAAGGTTGAAGAAATCTGGAATCGGAAGTATGAGGCCACACAGTTAGGGTTTTGTAAGACAAATCAGGAGGGAAGGATTGACGATTAATCATCAGGTCAGGCCATCCCCAGATGTCACACCAGCCGGAGCAAAAATGATCCCTGGGGCCACTTCAAGGCAGACGATTTGTTTTGGAGCTACTGAAAATAATAGGCATACTAGGCACAGTAAGTTGTGACCAGGTTTGTTGGTTACTACTCATATCAACATAATGGAGCAAAAAGTGAGTGCACGAAAGCCAAAATAAAACCCCGAATAAGAAATCATGTCCAACCTGATCGCTGAAATAGAAAAAATAAATAAATTTGCCCTGGAATGCAAACGCCGAACCATAAAGCTAACCGTCATAAACATAAAGGGGCGAAAATCATAAATTAGCCGTGGATGGCGACCTCTCGGCTCTCCCACATCCGGCGGATCAGCATGGCGCTGTCGTTCATCTGGATTCCTTCGTCATTGTCACCAATCAGGTCATGCGAAGCTTCGGCTGAAGTGGAGAAGATTCGATGAGATGGATCCTTGGACTTGGCGGTCTTTGCGGTATTGATGAGTTCGTCGTTTGTTGATGGATCTTCAGAGGCGGTGGGATTTTGATCACGCAATTGAGATTCAGATGCAGGGCTGGAGTTGAGGCGACTGGGCCGTTTCCCTTGCTGCAGAAGGGGTAGCGAAGGAGCTGATTTAACGGGCTTGCCGAGAGCTGATCCTTGCTCCGCTTGGTTGGCTCGGACAATATGACGAAGACGAGCGAAGCTCTGACCGGTGGGAGACTGGAAACGTCGCACGACCATCAGCTCTAGTGATGTCTTCTCGTACGCCTTGCGGATGTGACGGGTTTCGCTGTCGTGTCCTGCACTGCCAGCTCGACCGTCGCCGTTGAGCCCCCTGCTGGCATCATACGTGCTGTGGCTAGCGGCAATAAACGTTGGGTCAATGGCAGACGGTGGAACTGCTGCTGTCACTCCATGGTTATCAGGAGGAGAGTTATTGAGGGCGGCAGTACGTTGAAGCCAGAGCTTCTGTTGTGTGCGAGAAGGCAGGTCAACACCGCGCGGTCGTGCAGGAGACACCGTCAATTTGGCCACTGCACTACTCGGAGAGGGCGGTGTTTGTGGGTGGTAGTGAGGGAGGAACGACGAGGGAGTATTTGGGTCGGAATCGGTGCGAGAAGATGCCTGCATGCTATTCGTGTTGTTCAAGATGAATCTCGACACTCCACCTTCCATGGAGGATGAGGTGGCTTGGGGTTGAGAGCCTGGCATGCTTGCCATGCTGGTTGTAGAGAATGTGCGCCGAGCGTTGTCTTGGCCAGCAGCCAGGTTGAGAGACGCGCTACTACGCGATGCGGGATTGAGATTCTTGGCTTCTGGCTTCACCATGGCCGAGATAGAGGACATGGCAGGGGGCGCTTTGGATGAGTGTGTAGGAATTAGGAGGCGGGTTGCTATGTCACCCTGTTCGGTGTGCTGACTAGACTCTtcgacttcttcttctgaacCCTGCTGCTCAgcttcctcggcctcggcctcAGCTTCATCCTCGTCCAGTTCAAGGCGCTGTCGGACGAACTTGGTGGTGATCGATTCGGGTAGACTGGTTGCTCGAGGCATTTGAGGGTATGGTCGCTTGACAAAGGTGAGGTGGTCGACAAGAACGGTGCTATTGTCTGCGCTGGGGTTGGATGGTGCCACCGAGTTGCGCCTCGTACTTTCGGGTGACTGTGTGGTATCTTCCCACTCAGCTTCATCGGTCTCGTCATCCCCCAGCTCAAAGCCGACCGTCTTTTTCTTTACCGTGCCGGAGGGCGGCCGCTCAGTCACCAACGCTTTCTTCCCAACGGCTGACGGATTTCGGCGCAACAAAGGAGTGGAATAGTTTCTCTTCATGGAAGGATCAGTTGTGTGATCATCCGCAACGTTATCCCAGCGAACGTGTCCGCTTTCTTTTGGGCTCGCTATTGGAGTTGCGGGGGCCGACTTCTTCCGCTGATGATGCCGCCCAGCAGTCTCGGTAGCTAGTTGGATTC
The nucleotide sequence above comes from Penicillium digitatum chromosome 1, complete sequence. Encoded proteins:
- a CDS encoding Proteasome subunit beta type-2 domain protein, encoding MPTSNASNTSSPVKRPGLGRRAVSSHAVVTRSANPNDLSLSHTQKALLHHKPHRAHVVGAHRNHHRNPSTSKNFNKLQRIQLATETAGRHHQRKKSAPATPIASPKESGHVRWDNVADDHTTDPSMKRNYSTPLLRRNPSAVGKKALVTERPPSGTVKKKTVGFELGDDETDEAEWEDTTQSPESTRRNSVAPSNPSADNSTVLVDHLTFVKRPYPQMPRATSLPESITTKFVRQRLELDEDEAEAEAEEAEQQGSEEEVEESSQHTEQGDIATRLLIPTHSSKAPPAMSSISAMVKPEAKNLNPASRSSASLNLAAGQDNARRTFSTTSMASMPGSQPQATSSSMEGGVSRFILNNTNSMQASSRTDSDPNTPSSFLPHYHPQTPPSPSSAVAKLTVSPARPRGVDLPSRTQQKLWLQRTAALNNSPPDNHGVTAAVPPSAIDPTFIAASHSTYDASRGLNGDGRAGSAGHDSETRHIRKAYEKTSLELMVVRRFQSPTGQSFARLRHIVRANQAEQGSALGKPVKSAPSLPLLQQGKRPSRLNSSPASESQLRDQNPTASEDPSTNDELINTAKTAKSKDPSHRIFSTSAEASHDLIGDNDEGIQMNDSAMLIRRMWESREVAIHG
- a CDS encoding 14-alpha sterol demethylase Cyp51A; protein product: MDLVPLVTGQIKCIAYYTTGLVLASIVLNVIKQLVFYNRKEPPVVFHWIPFIGSTVAYGMDPYQFFFASRAKYGNIFTFILLGKKTTVYLGVEGNEFILNGKLKDVNAEEIYGKLTTPVFGSDVVYDCPNSKLMEQKKFIKYGLSQEALESYVPLIADEISSYIKSSPSFKGQSGTIDLVPAMAEITTFTAARTLQGEEVRSKLTTEFAKLFHDLDLGFTPINFMLPWAPLPQNRKRDRAHRRMREIYVDIIQARREAGEEANDNGRDKTKGTDMISNLMRCVYRDGTPIPDKEIAHLMITLLMAGQHSSASISCWILLRLASQPEMTEKLFAEQVNNLGADLPPLQYKDLDKLPLHRNVIKETLRLHSSIHTLMRKVKNPMPVPGTDFVIPPSHTLLSSPGVTARDERHFRDPLRWDPHRWESRVEAEDSSDTVDYGYGAVSKGTRSPYLPFGAGRHRCIGEKFAYLNLGVIIATLVREFRFFNPEGMEGVPDTDYSSLFSRPMQPATGSKGSPKFYTGLFEVMGASIKRHVRPKRF